A window of Halobellus sp. LT62 contains these coding sequences:
- a CDS encoding DUF7310 family coiled-coil domain-containing protein, with product MTTAPERDDLRACESDEFDAHPTNAGTIEAGTGDRVPDTDADVASLERRLASVEAELDAVRGLLGGVDAVDEAVERRASIALAKVESLEERLKSSDGGLVRERLPETGARKEISRSRTAHSTATADDGSQSPDASGERELGAGTVEPRRSDDERESLATRLRDAFQ from the coding sequence ATGACGACCGCACCCGAGCGAGACGATCTGCGGGCGTGCGAATCCGACGAATTCGACGCTCACCCGACAAATGCCGGGACGATCGAGGCCGGGACCGGCGATCGGGTCCCCGACACCGACGCGGATGTCGCCTCGCTCGAACGGCGGCTGGCGTCGGTGGAGGCCGAACTCGACGCCGTCCGCGGGCTCCTCGGCGGCGTCGACGCTGTCGACGAGGCGGTCGAGCGGCGCGCGTCGATCGCGCTCGCGAAGGTCGAATCGCTGGAAGAGCGGCTGAAATCGTCGGACGGCGGGCTGGTTCGGGAGCGACTTCCCGAGACGGGCGCGCGCAAGGAGATCTCTCGGTCGAGGACAGCTCACAGCACAGCCACGGCCGACGACGGATCACAGTCGCCCGACGCAAGCGGCGAACGGGAACTCGGCGCTGGGACGGTCGAGCCTCGCCGATCCGACGATGAACGCGAGTCGTTGGCGACGCGCCTTCGCGACGCGTTCCAGTGA
- a CDS encoding DUF5789 family protein has protein sequence MADEEESAGPVVELGEETPVEGQPLARVAARLTWPHEMSRIIAQEGDSVIRTPSGPQTLSDVLEEVDETYVDSRQTFVSLVKDVVGDEPVATE, from the coding sequence ATGGCAGACGAGGAGGAATCAGCGGGCCCCGTCGTCGAGTTGGGCGAGGAGACGCCTGTGGAGGGTCAGCCCCTCGCGCGCGTCGCCGCGCGCCTCACGTGGCCCCACGAGATGAGCCGAATCATCGCACAGGAAGGCGACAGCGTCATCCGAACGCCCTCGGGGCCGCAGACGCTCTCGGACGTGCTCGAAGAGGTCGACGAGACGTACGTCGACTCTCGGCAGACGTTCGTCTCACTCGTGAAGGACGTCGTCGGCGACGAACCAGTCGCCACCGAGTAA
- a CDS encoding alkaline phosphatase family protein, which translates to MGLFDRLRGEDHPRVAFIGIDGVPFSLLADSSELFPNFAALAEEGSAGAIESIVPPESSACWPSLTTGVNPGETGVYGFQDRENGSYDTYVPMGRDVQATRLWDRVTDDGRQASVMNVPVTFPPQRNVQRMVSGFLSPGVKKAAHPEEFRDELDSMNYRIDVNAKLGHDDDKSDFVENAHETLDRRYEAFTSVLDRDDWDLFFGVFMTTDRVNHFLFEDYERDGENKGAFIEFYEKVDEYVGKIREALPEDVTLVVASDHGFTSLDYEVHCNAWLEEAGWLSYEDDDHDELGDIADDARAYSLIPGRFYINLEGREPRGSVPEDEYEAVRSELKAELEALEGPDGRKVADRVVEKEDAFRGDHDDIAPDLVVVPNHGFDLKSGFTGHEDVFGKGPRNGMHSFDNASLFVDDPDVEITDADLYDIAPTVLDLMEVDYARAEFDGASLLQQ; encoded by the coding sequence ATGGGATTGTTCGACCGGCTGCGCGGGGAAGATCACCCGCGCGTCGCTTTCATCGGTATCGACGGCGTACCCTTCAGTCTCCTCGCCGACAGCTCTGAGCTCTTTCCGAACTTCGCCGCGCTCGCCGAGGAGGGCAGCGCCGGCGCGATCGAGAGCATCGTGCCGCCGGAGTCCTCCGCCTGCTGGCCCTCGCTCACGACTGGCGTGAATCCGGGGGAAACGGGTGTTTATGGCTTTCAAGACCGCGAAAACGGCTCCTACGACACCTACGTCCCGATGGGGCGTGACGTACAGGCGACGCGCCTGTGGGACCGCGTCACCGACGACGGGCGACAGGCCAGCGTGATGAACGTCCCCGTGACGTTCCCGCCGCAGCGCAACGTCCAGCGGATGGTCTCGGGCTTCCTCTCGCCGGGCGTCAAAAAGGCCGCCCACCCCGAGGAGTTCCGCGACGAACTCGATTCGATGAACTACCGCATCGACGTCAACGCCAAACTCGGCCACGACGACGACAAGTCGGACTTCGTCGAGAACGCTCACGAGACGCTCGACCGACGGTACGAGGCCTTTACCTCGGTCCTCGATCGCGACGACTGGGACCTCTTCTTCGGCGTCTTCATGACGACCGACCGGGTGAATCACTTCCTCTTCGAGGACTACGAGCGCGACGGCGAGAACAAGGGGGCCTTCATCGAGTTCTACGAGAAGGTCGACGAGTACGTCGGGAAGATCCGCGAGGCGCTGCCGGAGGACGTGACGCTCGTCGTCGCCTCGGATCACGGGTTCACCTCGCTGGACTATGAGGTCCACTGCAACGCGTGGCTCGAAGAGGCGGGCTGGCTCTCCTACGAGGACGACGACCACGACGAACTCGGCGACATCGCCGACGACGCGCGCGCGTACTCGCTCATTCCCGGCCGGTTCTACATCAACCTCGAAGGCCGCGAGCCGCGGGGGAGCGTCCCCGAGGACGAGTACGAGGCGGTTCGATCGGAACTCAAAGCCGAACTCGAAGCGCTCGAAGGCCCCGACGGTCGAAAGGTCGCAGACCGCGTCGTCGAGAAGGAAGACGCCTTCCGCGGCGACCACGACGACATCGCCCCGGACCTCGTCGTCGTTCCGAACCACGGCTTCGATCTGAAATCCGGGTTCACGGGCCACGAGGACGTGTTCGGGAAGGGTCCCCGAAACGGGATGCACAGCTTCGACAACGCGTCGCTGTTCGTCGACGACCCCGACGTGGAAATCACCGACGCGGACCTCTACGACATCGCGCCGACGGTCCTCGATCTGATGGAAGTCGACTACGCTCGCGCTGAGTTCGACGGTGCGAGTCTGTTGCAGCAGTAA
- a CDS encoding DUF5788 family protein has protein sequence MKEFQRKQLLERVNREAATVGVEIPDAIDVQGEEIDLREFVFEIKRRDTIPSGERDRVDEAKRNLRRERRQRLRKIKDGEISYEKGERLAESIVGIDRALNALEQLRPVDLEEESSVQATADQKRWVRFLKQALGHEDVSSSPAGGRGSGGGRGGTGGSGGGRR, from the coding sequence GTGAAGGAGTTCCAGCGAAAGCAGCTGTTGGAGCGCGTCAACCGCGAGGCCGCGACCGTCGGCGTCGAGATCCCCGACGCGATCGACGTGCAGGGCGAGGAGATCGACCTCCGCGAGTTCGTCTTCGAGATCAAGCGCCGCGACACGATTCCGTCGGGCGAGCGCGACCGCGTCGACGAGGCGAAGCGGAACCTCCGCCGGGAGCGTCGCCAGCGACTCCGGAAGATCAAGGACGGAGAGATCTCCTACGAGAAAGGGGAACGCCTCGCCGAGAGCATCGTCGGCATCGACCGCGCGCTGAACGCGCTCGAACAGCTCCGCCCCGTCGATCTCGAAGAGGAGTCGTCGGTACAGGCGACCGCCGACCAGAAGCGCTGGGTGCGCTTCCTGAAGCAGGCGCTCGGCCACGAGGACGTCAGTAGCAGTCCCGCCGGCGGACGGGGGTCGGGAGGCGGACGCGGCGGAACAGGGGGATCGGGAGGCGGGCGTCGGTGA
- a CDS encoding CPBP family glutamic-type intramembrane protease has protein sequence MSVNARIRTAVGELSWLQRSLLVGLVLSVLWSTWSVPPSSLTARVVRDVILFFLIPVSLALSHGRRLGFRVDRTAVRDTLLLAAFVLPFYLVGSSLPSIRTYYPMWETTTALGQFLPHTVQQLLVVIAAETYYRGLLCVGVSDEFGFKSVFISPVVYALHHVGKPPIELLLSGPTDVLFGAVDYHSQSLLPSIVAHGLGLTLLDWLILHDPLIPPEDVLAALRWLPIPL, from the coding sequence GTGTCCGTAAACGCCCGCATCCGGACCGCCGTCGGCGAACTGAGTTGGCTCCAGCGGTCGCTGTTGGTCGGATTGGTCCTCTCGGTGCTGTGGAGCACGTGGTCGGTCCCGCCGTCGAGCCTCACGGCGCGGGTCGTCCGCGACGTGATCTTGTTTTTCCTGATCCCGGTCAGTCTGGCCCTCTCGCACGGGCGGCGGCTCGGGTTTCGCGTCGACCGCACCGCCGTCCGCGACACGCTCCTCCTCGCGGCCTTCGTGCTGCCGTTCTATCTCGTCGGCTCGTCGCTGCCGAGCATCCGCACGTACTACCCGATGTGGGAGACGACCACCGCGCTCGGACAGTTCCTCCCGCACACGGTCCAGCAACTGCTCGTCGTCATCGCCGCCGAGACCTACTACCGCGGGCTGCTCTGCGTCGGCGTCAGCGACGAGTTCGGGTTCAAGAGCGTCTTCATCAGCCCGGTCGTCTACGCGCTGCATCACGTCGGGAAACCCCCGATCGAACTCCTCCTTTCGGGACCCACTGACGTCCTCTTCGGTGCGGTCGACTACCACAGCCAGTCGCTTCTGCCCTCCATCGTCGCCCACGGACTCGGCTTGACCCTGCTCGACTGGCTGATCCTCCACGACCCCCTCATCCCACCGGAGGACGTGCTGGCGGCGCTTCGGTGGCTCCCGATTCCGTTGTGA
- a CDS encoding Mut7-C RNAse domain-containing protein has product MSERLLVDAMCGKLATYLRMCGYDAAYVLDPEDGAGTERTSESASTTESPSDADIAAWAERSGRTLVTRDVDLAARVDDAVLLTSRDVVEQLDALYEAGFDLSLADPPRRCGACNGELGRVDADESLSSGMPDPAETACWRCRDCGQVFWKGSHWDDVRATLAGVRK; this is encoded by the coding sequence ATGAGCGAACGACTCCTCGTCGACGCGATGTGCGGCAAACTGGCGACGTACCTGCGGATGTGCGGCTACGACGCGGCGTACGTGCTCGATCCGGAGGACGGGGCCGGGACTGAACGCACCTCCGAGTCCGCCTCGACGACCGAGAGCCCGTCGGACGCCGACATCGCCGCGTGGGCCGAGCGGTCGGGTCGAACGCTCGTCACGCGGGACGTCGACCTCGCGGCGCGCGTCGACGACGCGGTGTTGCTGACGAGCCGCGACGTGGTCGAACAGCTCGACGCGCTCTACGAGGCGGGCTTCGACCTGTCGCTCGCGGATCCGCCGCGTCGCTGCGGCGCGTGCAACGGCGAACTCGGACGCGTCGACGCCGACGAGTCGCTTTCGAGTGGGATGCCCGATCCCGCGGAGACGGCCTGCTGGCGGTGTCGCGACTGCGGGCAGGTGTTCTGGAAGGGGAGTCACTGGGACGACGTGCGAGCGACGCTCGCGGGCGTCAGAAAATAA
- a CDS encoding DUF7311 family protein has protein sequence MIRLVVAAVLTVATLAAALPAIDDARATGTDRELAGTVDRIERAGAALAATEDATPRRSQAAVRRVAVRLPKASLATARPAFVAIGGKPDGAGNRSLVAYGSSSGSTRLRGLSLPVPVRTPNGPVVFEATGRHAVSLALVVDGGRPVIVVTRG, from the coding sequence GTGATCCGGCTGGTCGTCGCCGCCGTGCTGACAGTGGCGACGCTCGCGGCCGCACTGCCCGCTATCGACGACGCGAGGGCGACCGGGACCGACCGGGAACTGGCGGGAACCGTCGACCGGATCGAACGCGCCGGGGCGGCACTGGCCGCGACCGAAGACGCGACGCCGAGGCGGTCACAGGCAGCAGTCCGACGTGTGGCGGTCCGGCTTCCGAAAGCGTCGCTGGCGACCGCGCGACCCGCGTTCGTCGCGATCGGGGGGAAGCCGGATGGAGCGGGGAACCGCTCGCTCGTCGCCTACGGATCGTCCTCGGGGTCGACTCGGCTTCGGGGGCTCTCGCTTCCCGTGCCGGTTCGAACGCCGAACGGTCCCGTCGTCTTCGAGGCGACCGGTCGGCACGCCGTCTCGCTCGCGCTCGTCGTCGACGGCGGCCGGCCGGTGATCGTCGTCACGCGCGGGTGA
- a CDS encoding type II/IV secretion system ATPase subunit, with the protein MTSIRDDEPAAGSDSTLADVTTAIDRFAATLGLATDGGDRSGPAGDAKTSETAEACRCRPSFEHPSGTGITDRRALIVDASTCPGDGDLALSPGCRATVVAALEERDVDVVRTRSDGIERTYADAAVGLLLAAGRFAERARAHDDSLAERARVDPLGAAHRATGRAGALSRIAAESGLAAGVDHVAGRRGGSAVDPESNRYREALRAFVGPTVARARVSTRPPSAALRESRTLPTDAEVRRYDTCDGPLYHLTPTAHDLAADATATLAAAYRVLANGSVAGGSRAAGRAVRRVADADEPIETIAAVLDRYTRGLGVFEHFFADERVSDVVVSAPVTDAPVRVVVDGERRPTNVRLTPDGAASLASRFRRESGRAFSRSAPTLDASVVAETGRRIRVAGVTAPASDGLGFAFRARDDDAWTLPRLVGAGSLPADAAAFLSLAVAGGAATIVAGTRGAGKTTLLGALLWELPATTRLVSIEDTPELPIEALRERGRDVQALHTDVGAGAAGDSGGGSTRRDGGSGRSGFSPTDALRTALRLGDGALVVGEVRGGEARSLYEAMRVGAHGHAVLGTIHGDSAAAVRERVVSDLGVPPSSFGATDLVVTCVRDGDERYVSAVEGVRTTGDESTFVPLFQRRDGSLQSTGAVERGDSAVFERLCGDCESYSDLLSRLNRTAERFDRLASASLTTPEACDRSRRGGL; encoded by the coding sequence ATGACTTCGATCCGCGACGATGAACCGGCGGCCGGTTCCGACTCGACGCTCGCTGACGTCACTACCGCCATCGACCGGTTCGCTGCGACTCTTGGCCTCGCGACTGACGGCGGCGATCGCAGTGGGCCTGCGGGGGATGCAAAGACCTCAGAAACTGCCGAAGCGTGTCGCTGTCGGCCGTCCTTCGAACATCCCTCGGGAACGGGGATCACGGACCGGCGAGCGCTCATCGTCGACGCGTCGACGTGTCCCGGCGATGGCGATCTGGCGTTGAGCCCCGGCTGTCGGGCGACCGTCGTCGCCGCGCTCGAAGAACGCGACGTCGACGTGGTCCGGACGCGCTCGGACGGCATCGAACGCACGTATGCGGACGCCGCGGTCGGACTGTTGCTCGCCGCCGGTCGATTCGCGGAACGGGCGCGCGCCCACGACGACTCACTGGCCGAGCGCGCACGCGTCGACCCGCTCGGGGCCGCCCACCGAGCGACGGGTCGCGCGGGGGCGCTCTCACGGATCGCAGCGGAGTCGGGGCTCGCGGCGGGTGTCGATCACGTTGCGGGCCGACGCGGTGGATCGGCGGTCGATCCGGAATCGAACCGCTACCGGGAGGCGCTTCGAGCGTTCGTCGGACCGACGGTCGCTCGGGCCCGCGTTTCGACGCGGCCGCCGTCCGCCGCGCTCCGCGAGTCGCGGACGCTCCCGACTGACGCTGAGGTGCGGCGGTACGACACGTGTGACGGCCCGCTGTATCACCTGACGCCGACGGCTCACGACCTCGCTGCCGACGCGACCGCGACGCTCGCTGCGGCGTATCGCGTCCTCGCGAACGGTTCCGTCGCGGGAGGTTCCCGCGCGGCCGGCAGAGCGGTCCGGCGAGTCGCCGACGCCGACGAGCCGATCGAGACGATCGCAGCGGTTCTGGATCGGTACACCCGCGGCCTCGGCGTGTTCGAGCATTTCTTCGCCGACGAGCGCGTCTCCGACGTCGTTGTCTCCGCACCCGTGACGGACGCGCCCGTTCGGGTCGTCGTCGACGGCGAGCGTCGCCCGACGAACGTCCGCCTGACGCCCGACGGAGCCGCGTCGCTCGCATCGCGCTTCCGACGCGAGAGCGGCCGCGCGTTCTCCCGGAGCGCGCCGACCCTCGACGCCTCGGTCGTCGCCGAGACGGGGCGTCGAATCCGCGTCGCGGGCGTGACCGCGCCGGCCAGCGACGGACTGGGGTTCGCGTTCCGCGCCCGCGACGACGACGCGTGGACGCTCCCGCGACTCGTCGGGGCGGGATCACTGCCCGCGGACGCCGCGGCGTTTCTCTCGCTCGCGGTCGCGGGCGGCGCGGCGACGATCGTCGCCGGAACGCGCGGAGCGGGCAAGACGACGCTTCTCGGCGCGCTCCTCTGGGAGCTTCCGGCGACGACGCGGCTCGTGAGCATCGAGGACACGCCGGAGCTTCCGATCGAAGCGCTCCGGGAGCGCGGCCGCGACGTGCAGGCGTTACACACCGACGTCGGCGCGGGAGCAGCCGGGGATTCCGGCGGGGGCAGTACCCGACGGGACGGCGGCAGCGGTCGAAGCGGCTTCTCGCCGACCGACGCGCTGCGGACGGCGCTCAGACTCGGCGACGGCGCGCTCGTCGTCGGCGAGGTCAGAGGCGGCGAGGCGCGGTCGCTGTACGAGGCGATGCGCGTCGGCGCGCACGGGCACGCCGTCCTCGGCACGATCCACGGCGACTCGGCCGCGGCGGTCCGCGAGCGCGTCGTCTCCGACCTCGGCGTGCCGCCCTCCTCGTTCGGGGCGACTGATCTAGTCGTCACCTGCGTGCGCGACGGCGACGAACGATACGTGTCCGCCGTCGAGGGGGTGCGGACGACGGGCGACGAATCGACGTTCGTCCCGCTGTTCCAGCGCCGCGACGGCTCGCTGCAGTCGACGGGGGCCGTCGAACGGGGCGACAGCGCGGTCTTCGAGCGGCTCTGCGGCGACTGCGAGTCCTACAGTGACCTCCTGTCTCGGCTCAATCGGACGGCCGAACGGTTCGACCGCCTCGCGTCGGCGTCGCTGACGACGCCCGAGGCGTGCGACCGGAGCCGTCGCGGAGGGCTGTGA
- the polX gene encoding DNA polymerase/3'-5' exonuclease PolX has protein sequence MSRNAEVARQLELFADLLEADGVEYKPNVYRRAAENIREHPEAIEALAAEGEAAVEEIDGVGDAISSKVVEYVETGEIGELAELREKLPVEMEALTRVEGVGPKTVGALYDALEITTLDELEAAAESGQIREVKGFGAKTEENIRENIAFARQARERERLGDALPLGEDALAYLRDVDAVERADVAGSLRRWRDTIGDVDVLVAAESGARVVDAFVEWPAANDVIEAGEHKAGVRVDGIRVDLRVVVPEEFGAALQYFTGSKEHNVELRNLAIGRGLKMNEYGVFDVSEVDEPDADQRIGERVAGETEESMYAALDLPLIPPEIREGTGEIDAAHEGTLPALLEESDVRGDLHTHTDWSDGRASIEEMVEAAAERGYDYYAVTDHATGPGMVGGVGLSDAELREQTDAVDSVREALGETLDADLKLFHGVETNIDAEGGLSTGDDLLADLDVVVASPHAALGQDRETATERLVRAVEHPSVDILGHPTGRLINEREGLDLDIARLVEAAADAGTALEINADPARLDLWGELVRVAVEQGATIAIDTDAHAPGALDYVRYGVHTARRGWCERDDVLNAWDVDDLETFLH, from the coding sequence GTGAGCCGAAACGCCGAGGTCGCGCGACAGCTCGAACTGTTCGCCGACCTCCTCGAGGCCGACGGCGTCGAGTACAAGCCGAACGTCTACCGCCGGGCCGCCGAGAACATCCGCGAGCACCCCGAGGCGATCGAGGCGCTGGCCGCGGAGGGCGAAGCGGCCGTCGAGGAGATCGACGGCGTCGGCGACGCCATCTCCTCGAAGGTCGTCGAGTACGTCGAGACCGGCGAGATCGGAGAACTGGCGGAGCTGCGCGAGAAGCTCCCGGTCGAGATGGAGGCGCTCACGCGCGTCGAGGGCGTCGGCCCCAAAACCGTCGGTGCACTCTATGATGCCCTCGAAATCACGACGCTCGACGAACTCGAAGCGGCGGCCGAGAGCGGGCAGATTCGAGAGGTGAAGGGATTCGGCGCGAAGACCGAGGAGAACATCCGCGAGAACATCGCGTTCGCGCGGCAGGCGAGAGAGCGCGAGCGGCTCGGGGACGCGCTGCCCCTCGGGGAGGACGCGCTCGCGTACCTGCGCGACGTCGACGCCGTCGAACGGGCCGACGTCGCCGGCTCGCTCCGACGGTGGCGCGACACGATCGGCGACGTCGACGTCCTCGTCGCCGCCGAGTCGGGCGCGCGGGTCGTCGACGCGTTCGTCGAGTGGCCCGCCGCGAACGACGTCATCGAGGCGGGCGAGCACAAGGCGGGCGTCCGCGTCGACGGCATCCGCGTGGATCTGCGGGTGGTCGTCCCCGAGGAGTTCGGCGCGGCGCTGCAGTACTTCACCGGAAGCAAAGAGCACAACGTCGAACTCCGGAACCTCGCGATCGGCCGTGGGCTGAAGATGAACGAGTACGGCGTCTTCGACGTCTCGGAGGTCGACGAGCCCGACGCGGACCAGCGGATCGGCGAGCGCGTCGCGGGCGAGACCGAGGAATCGATGTACGCGGCGCTCGATCTGCCGCTCATCCCGCCGGAGATCCGCGAGGGGACCGGCGAGATCGACGCCGCGCACGAGGGGACGCTTCCAGCCCTCCTCGAGGAGAGCGACGTCCGCGGCGACCTGCACACCCACACTGACTGGTCCGACGGCCGCGCGTCGATCGAGGAGATGGTCGAGGCCGCCGCCGAGCGCGGCTACGACTACTACGCCGTGACGGACCACGCGACCGGCCCCGGGATGGTCGGCGGCGTGGGGCTCTCGGACGCGGAACTTCGCGAGCAGACGGACGCGGTCGACTCGGTCCGAGAGGCGCTCGGAGAGACGCTGGATGCGGACCTGAAACTCTTCCACGGCGTCGAGACCAACATCGACGCCGAGGGGGGGCTCTCGACCGGCGACGACCTGCTCGCCGACCTCGACGTCGTCGTCGCCTCGCCGCACGCGGCACTCGGGCAGGACCGCGAGACCGCCACTGAGCGACTCGTCCGCGCCGTCGAACATCCGAGCGTCGACATCTTGGGCCATCCGACCGGCCGGCTCATCAACGAGCGCGAGGGCCTCGACCTCGACATCGCACGGCTCGTCGAGGCGGCGGCCGACGCCGGGACGGCACTGGAGATCAACGCGGACCCGGCCCGCTTGGATCTCTGGGGCGAACTCGTCCGCGTCGCCGTCGAACAGGGCGCGACGATCGCGATCGACACCGACGCCCACGCGCCCGGGGCGCTCGACTACGTCCGGTATGGGGTGCACACGGCCCGGCGAGGATGGTGCGAGCGCGACGACGTGCTGAACGCGTGGGACGTCGACGACCTCGAGACGTTCCTGCACTGA
- a CDS encoding tubulin/FtsZ family protein — protein MKSVLIGVGQAGGKLARELVDFDERMGFGAVRGAVAVNTAQADLSSLPFETVLVGQDRVKGQGVGGDNELGAEVMQADIQEVLSALDGSITAEAEAIFVVAGLGGGTGSGGAPVVAKELKRIYDVPVYGLGILPGRDEGSMYQVNAGRSLKTFARESDSLLLVDNDAFRSAGESVTEGFDSINREIAKRVGLLLASGESVEGVAESVVDSSEIINTLRNGSIAALGYASAEAAPEAEENINTVMSTTRRALLTGSSLPDATDADAALVVVAGRQDAVPRKGVERARRWVEEETGSLQVRGGDFPLSSDRIATLILLGGIERSERLEAFMQRAKEAQEEETAAEAKPDNPGDMWANDDLDNLL, from the coding sequence ATGAAGTCCGTCCTGATTGGTGTCGGCCAAGCCGGCGGGAAACTCGCCCGCGAACTGGTCGATTTCGACGAGCGGATGGGGTTCGGTGCCGTCCGCGGCGCTGTCGCGGTCAACACCGCGCAGGCAGATCTCAGCTCCCTCCCCTTCGAGACCGTCCTCGTCGGCCAAGACCGCGTGAAAGGCCAAGGTGTCGGCGGCGACAACGAACTCGGTGCGGAGGTGATGCAGGCAGATATCCAAGAGGTGCTCTCCGCGCTCGACGGGTCGATCACGGCCGAAGCCGAGGCGATCTTCGTCGTCGCCGGGCTGGGCGGCGGCACCGGCAGCGGCGGCGCGCCCGTCGTCGCGAAGGAGCTCAAACGCATCTACGACGTCCCGGTCTACGGGCTCGGTATCCTCCCGGGGCGCGACGAGGGATCGATGTACCAAGTCAACGCCGGCCGATCGCTGAAAACGTTCGCGCGCGAGTCCGATTCGCTGCTCCTCGTCGACAACGACGCGTTCCGGTCGGCCGGCGAGAGCGTCACCGAGGGGTTCGACTCGATCAACCGCGAGATCGCAAAGCGGGTCGGTCTACTGCTCGCGTCCGGCGAGTCCGTCGAGGGCGTCGCCGAGAGCGTCGTCGACTCCTCGGAGATCATCAACACGCTCCGGAACGGCTCGATCGCCGCGCTCGGCTACGCCTCCGCTGAGGCGGCCCCCGAGGCCGAGGAGAACATCAACACCGTGATGAGCACGACCCGCCGCGCGCTGCTCACGGGGTCGAGCCTGCCGGACGCGACCGACGCCGACGCCGCGCTCGTCGTCGTCGCCGGCAGACAGGACGCCGTCCCGCGGAAGGGCGTCGAGCGCGCCCGACGCTGGGTCGAAGAGGAGACGGGGAGCCTGCAGGTTCGCGGCGGCGACTTCCCGCTGTCGAGCGATCGGATCGCGACATTGATCCTCCTCGGCGGAATCGAACGCTCCGAGCGGTTGGAGGCGTTTATGCAGCGCGCGAAGGAGGCGCAGGAAGAGGAGACCGCCGCGGAAGCGAAACCCGATAACCCCGGCGATATGTGGGCCAACGACGACCTCGACAACCTGTTGTAG
- a CDS encoding DUF7139 domain-containing protein yields MPSLSEVYRGKQTGASLRRLLFGLGLFLAGGLLVVSGIVVATTDLLYGSDVAALTAKRQLGAVLAGVGIPSVFLGIFAVLPSGRLTKAAAVVGAGVAVVGVALFTYAYPCHWSGSLCADSTPDLTLLTVGIYFLGAMLTFWCLFVGVANFKTRNDPGGTAMVSVTRRHETTYVPVERPRSGFGGIGFFGGTPDGEVETQTGSAGPGPASDGGSDAEVISSPLDDSSATPSNPATPTSPSRSASSTPSEPASPSTRAPSQPSAGPSGNRNFDAADSYCGNCAHFEYVRTESGIEPYCGAHEELMDDMDPCEEWTPRPDR; encoded by the coding sequence ATGCCCAGTCTCTCGGAGGTCTACAGGGGAAAGCAAACGGGGGCGAGCCTCCGCCGACTGCTCTTCGGATTGGGGCTGTTTCTCGCGGGGGGCCTCCTCGTCGTCTCGGGGATCGTCGTCGCGACCACCGATCTCCTGTACGGATCGGACGTGGCGGCGCTGACGGCCAAACGACAGCTCGGAGCCGTCCTCGCCGGCGTCGGCATCCCGTCGGTGTTCCTCGGAATCTTCGCCGTGCTCCCGTCGGGGCGGCTCACCAAGGCCGCGGCGGTCGTCGGTGCCGGGGTCGCCGTCGTCGGCGTCGCGCTGTTCACGTACGCGTACCCCTGCCACTGGTCGGGGTCGCTCTGCGCCGACAGCACCCCGGATCTGACGCTTCTGACCGTCGGTATCTACTTTCTCGGCGCGATGCTCACCTTCTGGTGTCTGTTCGTCGGCGTCGCGAACTTCAAGACGCGAAACGACCCCGGCGGCACCGCGATGGTCAGCGTGACGCGCCGGCACGAGACGACGTACGTCCCCGTCGAACGCCCCCGCAGTGGGTTCGGCGGCATCGGCTTCTTCGGCGGCACGCCCGACGGCGAGGTCGAAACCCAGACCGGCAGCGCGGGACCGGGGCCCGCTTCCGACGGCGGGAGCGACGCCGAGGTTATCTCCTCGCCGCTGGACGACTCGTCGGCGACGCCGTCGAACCCCGCCACACCGACGTCGCCCTCGCGGTCGGCCTCGTCCACCCCCTCGGAACCGGCATCGCCCTCGACACGCGCCCCCTCGCAGCCGAGCGCGGGCCCGTCCGGAAATCGAAACTTCGACGCCGCCGACAGCTACTGCGGCAACTGCGCGCACTTCGAGTACGTCCGAACCGAATCGGGGATTGAACCCTACTGCGGTGCCCACGAGGAACTGATGGACGACATGGACCCCTGCGAGGAGTGGACGCCGCGGCCGGATCGGTGA